A stretch of the Acanthopagrus latus isolate v.2019 chromosome 9, fAcaLat1.1, whole genome shotgun sequence genome encodes the following:
- the slc35a5 gene encoding probable UDP-sugar transporter protein SLC35A5, with translation MVRCQSCPKLCSRSSAYTLALGLGFVTLGTSRVVLLKFSANAENKYDFLPASVNLLAEALKLLFCLVMSVRVVVREGRSCRELGCSSSASFLSSLKWAVPAFLYFLDNLIIFYVMVYLQPAMAVLFSNFVILTTAVLFRIVLKRRLSWVQWAALVVLFLSIVSLTTGSGGSQKALAVPGLHSNPLSTPSNSCVLYTQLLEQMRNSSESWASSLSRPAWRDRLVGKLQSLGVGHILLLLQCFIAAMANIYNEKILKEGDQLTESIFIQNSKLYAYGVVFNGLTLGLSSEARGLAMHCGLLHGHNIYSLGLMVVTAALGLSVAFILKFRDNMFHVLTGQITTVMVTSLSFFFFDFHPSLDFFLQAPMVLLAIFIYNASRPKDLEYSLQQEKLRVINGEVFERSRGDGEELELLTKTNTDSESEEESL, from the exons ATGGTGCGCTGCCAGTCCTGCCCCAAGCTGTGCTCCCGCTCGTCAGCTTACACACTGGCCCTTGGCCTGGGCTTTGTAACCTTGGGGACCAGTCGTGTAGTGCTGCTCAAATTCTCTGCCAATGCTG AGAACAAATATGACTTCCTCCCTGCATCGGTCAACCTACTTGCTGAGGCACTCAAACTGCTCTTCTGTCTGGTTATGTCAGTCAGGGTCGTAGTCCGAG AGGGACGATCATGCAGAGAACTTGGCTGTTCTTCCAGCGCTTCGTTCCTCAGTTCCCTGAAGTGGGCTGTGCCTGCTTTCCTCTACTTTCTCGACAACCTCATCATCTTCTATGTGATGGTTTACCTGCAACCT GCCATGGCAGTGTTGTTCTCCAACTTTGTTATCCTGACCACTGCTGTACTCTTCAGGATTGTTCTGAA GAGGCGCCTGTCCTGGGTTCAGTGGGCAGCATTAGTTGTCCTCTTCCTGTCTATCGTTTCCTTGACGACAGGATCAGGGGGAAGCCAGAAAGCCCTAGCTGTACCAGGTCTCCACTCAAACCCCCTCTCTACCCCTTCCAACTCTTGCGTACTCtacacacagctgctggagcagatGAGGAACAGCAG CGAATCATGGGCATCGTCCCTGTCTAGACCGGCCTGGAGGGACAGGTTAGTGGGGAAGCTTCAGTCGCTGGGTGTTGGTCACATCCTGCTACTCCTTCAATGCTTCATCGCCGCCATGGCCAACATCTACAATGAGAAGATCCTCAAAGAAGGAGACCAGCTCACTGAGAGCATCTTCATCCAGAACAGTAAATT GTATGCCTATGGAGTGGTGTTTAATGGTCTGACCCTTGGGCTCAGCAGTGAGGCCAGAGGGCTTGCCATGCACTGTGGCCTCCTCCATGGACATAACATCTACTCCCTGGGTCTGATGGTGGTGACTG CGGCCCTGGGTTTATCTGTGGCCTTCATCTTGAAATTCAGAGACAACATGTTCCATGTGCTGACAGGCCAGATCACCACAGTTATGGTTacatcactctccttcttcttctttgacttCCACCCTTCGCTGGACTTCTTCCTGCAGGCTCCCATGGTCCTACTGGCCATCTTTATCTACAATGCCAGTCGGCCAAAGGACCTGGAGTACagcctgcagcaggaaaaactGCGGGTCATCAATGGAGAGGTTTTCGAGCGGTCCAGAGGG GACGGCGAGGAGCTGGAGCTCCTAACAAAGACCAACACAGACAGTGAATCTGAGGAGGAGTCTTTGTAG